In Euphorbia lathyris chromosome 2, ddEupLath1.1, whole genome shotgun sequence, the sequence gttttgaagtgatgtattttTTGGCGATGGACAAACATATATTAATAAACTAGAGATTCTATCTCTTTCTAGCAAGAAACATCTTATTAATAATGTTGTGGATGTCTGGAGTTCAATTTTGAACAgtcaagaattgaagaaatttgaGCGAAAAGTCAAAAGATTTTTTTTCACTACCTATGCTTTTGTATGTTGCTTAActttgtaagtttgttttttcttttcattttggAAATAATTATTTTGCTAACTGTTGTTTTGATCATTTTGTAGAGTTTACTGTTTTCTAAAGTTAACACATGCAACTCAACAGAAGCGGAAAAGATTGTATCTTTTAAGCAAAGGCTTGAAACTGAACTTGATTTTGCGAATGTTAAGAACTTGGTTGATGTTGACTTGGTAagttttattttcaaataactGATACTAGTATCGTTTAGAAATTTGAGTATGATAGTTTATAATATGCAATGAATATTAATAACATTATATTTTTTGGAACAATAGAAGTTTCTGGTTGAACAATAGAAGTTTCTGGTTGGAACAACATAAATATCATGTTGGaacaattttaaatttatggTGGAACAGCAGTAGCTGAAGGGCATAGAATTTATTCAGATACTTatgtattttgttgtttattagGTATTTTTCCCTGTTATCTGTAATGAACATTTCTATTTGATTGTTGTGAACAATCTGGCAAATAGTGTTGAAATAGTGGATAATAGAACACTCCCGCGTAACATTAGTCGTGTTAAGAAGTACAGGAATTGCCCTGAATATCTGGTATgttataacataatttatttcATACTGTGgattttatgtttattattattttgcatATTTGATAACATATTTTCTGTTTCGTGCGTTGCAGTTAAAATCCTATGCTGAATTTGTGTACAAAGATGATGCTTCTTCATGCAAACGAATGTATGAATACAAAGTGCATTTGATGAACATGAAATGGAGAGGGAAGACTAACCACAATGACtgtggtatttttcttttgaagcaTATGGAAACATATATGGGGCAGAGTGTGAATGAGTGGGATATTGGACTGACAAAGAATTCTAAGGTATATATTGAAAATTCTTTATGTAACATTTTGTATTACTattattcttttttcttatatcattatttttttttttttgcaggaaaaaGAGTTTAGAAAGCTTAGAGTTCAGTATTGCTGGACCATTTTATTGAATCCTAGAAATGAGCTTCTTGGTGAAATCGATAAGAAGTCAAAAGAATGGGCAGTTAGAGCTGGATTGAATTTACAATAACATATTTGTAAGgggaaaatgcaaaaaaaaaaaaaaccttgtggttacaccttttTCGAACAACAcacatgtggtttaaaagtttacaaatggtaccttgaggttcatttcgttagcaaacaaataccaaattgactaagggtgttaaaagtcaaaggaaaaagagttaatttggtcgttatatttatttattttataaattaaaccctcttattatctaattataacaaaaaaaatccaaaataaaaatagaaatcaattacaccatcttctcaatctctttaattttttacttttttcttttctctcttctctctcatttttcttaatttctctctaaaatcaattaaattaaagatTAGACATTAAAATCAACCCAACATTCAAATGGGTAAGAAAAAGAGTTTCAAATTTCAACCTCCACGCCTCTATCTTCACAATCAAGGGCCTTGTATATGACCTTCATGACTCCATTCATCAAAAATTTTGATTATTAATGAGTAAGAAAATTAAAGCCGAGGCCGCGAGCAAGATTGTAAAGGCGAGAGGTTTGTATTGTTTGATTGGGTTGAGAAAGAATTAAATACTGGAACTTGGTGACTTTACGggttttcttcttgatttccATGTAATTTTCATAGCCATGATCGCGTACTCACAACTGCTTTTTGGGAATGGAGGTGGATTGGCATATTGATTTGGTGAAAATGAGGTTGTAGATGGTGGACTGCATAGATTTAAGGTTTTTAGTATTGGAATTCAGGAGATTAAAGGAAATGAAGATGCGCATTTTGGACACTGATGGAATTGGATATCCAGGGTTTAGGGTTTTTCACAGAGGAAAGTGAgacaaagaaaaatcaaaatttttgatGAATGGAGTCATGAAGTTCGAAATTTGAAACTTTTTTCTTACCCATTTGAATATTGGGTTGATTTTAACATCTAAtctttaattcaattgattttagagagaaattaagaaagatgagagagaagaagaaaaaaataaaaaaattaaagagagatggagaagatagcgtaattgaattttattttttattttgaagtatTTTGTGATAATTTGATAATAAAgagatttaatttataaaaaataaatataaggaccaaattaactcttttccctttgacttttaacaccgatagtcaatttggtatgtgtttgctaacggaatgaacctcaagataccattttgcaaacttttaaaccacgtgaGTGTTGTTCGAAACTCAGGTAtaaccataaggtttatttttgtacttttctctaTTTGTAATTAGCAGTTTATTGTAAATATACTTTAGAATTTGTATATatgattttatattcaaaaagGTTTATGAGATAAATATGTGTTCAGTGTAGCAAATAAATTACGTTGGAATATAGTACGGATTATGTTGGAatggaaaagaaatttaaatCATATTAAAGTAATTAAAAAGAATCTAACTATTTCTGTTGAAACAATTTAATATTGTCAGTGGAACAATGTatgtattctgttggaacaatgtaTGTATagtgttggaacaatataaatattttttccaATGTAAGGGTTATGTTGGAACATGTAGAATTTCGCTTGGAACAATATGCAATTTTAGTTGGAACAATACATGTTCTGGAACAATGGATCAGTAATTTGGAACAAGGGATCAGTAAGTTTGTTTTAGAGGTTTCATCctgtaaaataaaaaatcaaatgaaATATTAATCACTGTTTGTTTGAATATAAATAATGCATGCTATATGTATCATTAAAATTGTCATTGTTGATAAACTGAATACAGATTTACTTTagtctatattaaaaaaaattaatagaaagAAAGATCATGGAAATGTGTTTtcgatagaaaaaaaaatagaagttgAAGAGACTCAATAACTTAAGACTGCTGAGATTcccaataaatattttatttgaatgGAAATGTGTGTTCGAGAGAAGTAAAAATAGACGTTGAAGAGACTCAATAACTTAAAACTGCTGAGATTCCCAATAACTCATTATTTATGCATGTGGTGTGCAGCAATCTTCTATAAATattattcttttctctcttgtttgTACTTTCAGAAAAAATGTTAGGAAGTAGTTCAAGTCCtgggaagaggaagagatctcCATCTCCACCAGAACAACCACAGCCACAACTGGAAATTCCTTCCGAGTTTGTTCAAGTAATTGAAGACATGTAGGAAGCTTTTCATGACAGGGATGCTGATGAGATCATAAGAAAAGTGAAAGGCATGAAAACCTTCATGTCTTTCTTTTGTGACTCCATGGTTACTTAcattgagaaagaagaagagaagaaagaagaactgaaggaagagaagaaaaaattgaagaaaaaaatagaGGAATACAAAAATGATGTTTTAGATCCTGAttctaataattatttttaattatgtattttgttttttcattacATATTGTCTATTAATTATGAACAGAAGTTGTTTTGAATTTCTCTTTTAATTATAAAGTTCTCTTTTTCATGATTACATGATGACACGAGTTTttaattacatatttctctttttcataaTGAGTTGTTCCAAATGAGAACACAAGTTGTTCTAAATTTCAAGATAAGTTGTTCCAAACTGCTAGAGTACATTTTTTGGAAAGAAAGTTTAGACAGAGGGAGGAAACTTACattatttctttcctttttctggACAATCTCTAATATCATGGTGGCACAATTGATGACAACCTTTGCACATCCTTTgctttttttatatttgttcaactgctttctctttttctcccttCAATCTTTTCTCACTATTTGTAATATGAATCTcagttctttttgttttttgaaaCTTTAGGTTCTTTGATTACAACTTTAGAGGACCGACTTGTTCTAACCAATAAGATGGCACAAAGAAAAGAGTCAGGTCTCGTTTTGCTCATTTTGCTTTGCATTTTGAGACATAGTCTTGAGTGAGAAACTATAATGATCCAATTTGGTCGAGAGATTTAGATGCGAGGTTTTGACTAATTCAGAAATCCGTAATATTTTCAGTGATAGGCCAGTTTTACCCATGTGAATGATATACTACTTAGCGATTGAGAAAATCTAATTAGGCAATCCTTAATTCTATTCATATTTAAGAATGCTGGGAATTTTTAGCCAAATGTTCACAATTATTTTTGTGTGTTTACAATATAAATTTTGTTGCAATTTTATATATACTAACACGGATTAAATGTCATTTGACACCTGAAATAGAAACATTAAACCAATTTTCCTTTGAAGGCATTTCAAGCATTTATTTATCTTAACAAACAATTGTTGTTTTCCAGTGATGGCTCAAGGCAAAAATCAACACAATGGTGGAAGAAATCCTAGACATAAAAGGGGTCGAGAAAGTGCAGCTAATGATTATAATGAAATAGCTACACAAGATGTAGCTGCTGGTAACACTGGAACAACCACACAACATGTAGCTACGGGTAACAATGGAATAACTACACAAGATGTAGCTTCTGGTAATAATGGAACATCTACACGAGATGTTACTGATGGTAACAATGAAATACCTACTGAATGTGAAGCTATTATGGAATCAATTCATAGTACAAAAGAATCACAAATTTCAAATGGAGGTGTTCGTAAGGGGGCTGTAAATGGTGTAAGACCAAGTATTTATGAAGCTTTTAATGTTCAAGCGAACTGTTAATGTACACCAAGACATCCATGTTGATGCTAATGAGTAAGTATTTCACCTATTatgttttttacttttattcatCTAGTATATTTCTGTTTATATTGTAGTGGCAGCGACGCTACTTCTGCACCACCATTCGATGCATATATTTCTCAATTAGAGCAACAAACTTCTCCATTCGAGCCATTTGATGCATATATTTCTCAATTAAAGCAACAAACTTCTCAATTAAAGCAACATGTTAAACATAAGCGTCAAGAATATGAGACACTGCAACAAGAACAAACTTACTTACGTCAACATCTAAATCAACAAAAAGAACGACTTAAAGAATTGATTCGACTTAAAGAATTGATTCGGAAGATGCTTCTCAATCCTTCTACAAATCAAGCTGGGTGTAGTTCTGAGGGTAGGCCAGCCTCACCTCCCTAATCTTAGTAACCTATTGTTTcttggctttttttttttttttttttttttcttatccaTACTCAACTAGTTGATTGTCTTATCTTTATAGGGCCATAAGATTGTGATTTTGGAATAGTTTGGTTCagtattttagtattttttgtTATCTAtgaaattatttattatgtattGGTTGTAAAATTAGTTGAAAAATTAAGAGCATGTTTGGTTCACTTGTTTGTTGTTAATGTTTGCTGTTACTTATAAACATCATCATATATTAGTTGATTATTCTATTAAAAGCAATTGTTTcgaatttttactaaaaacttttattttatgtttaaaattaaaaggaaaaaaatagtgccggaaaatggaaacaaacggACATTAATACAATATAAAGGTTTCTTGAATTATAAggtataaaatatatatatatatatatatatataatagtttACTAATGCCTAATTCAGAGCCGACATGCAACAACTCATATGTTTTTGCCAACTTAGTAATGACACAATTACTAATGACTTATAAGTGATATATATATGGTACACTATTAGAAAATATCCATTTATTGATGGAAATCTCTGGAATCATTTCCGTGGAAAACATTTATGGAAATTCCGCCGGTCTTATAATCATCAAACGGATTGACGGAACTGGTTGACGAAATCTACTTATCCATCAAAATGTTTGGCGGGAGATTTCCCACCGTCATCCATACGTTTTATTTGACGGAATTGATTCCGTCAAAATCGGATTGACATTTTTTTTGACGTATGTTACGTAAAAAGtgggggactaataaattatttatccgttaaaatatattaaatttttttttcatcactactaataaattatatcataataataagggtaaattaaaaaaaaaaaaacatatggaccgatttcaaaaaaataaaaacctgtggtttgttattacaaaaaaaaaaaaaatgtgttatacgccgttacccgaaaaacggaaaatggatGTTGTTATTGGGACAACCAAATTGCAGCTGTTATATACATCACATATATATCAATGGCTTCTTTATCCTCATAAATTTACAACAAAATGCAGCATGTTATGGACAACATGAGTTCCTCTTTTCCTATCAATTAACAAGTTAGTTTCGTTCCTTCCCTTCTTGCTAACTCATGGACAGTTCCCTTCTTGCTAACTCCAGATTGAAGAGAAATGGAGCTTGTTCCTCATAAGTCGAGAGGCTGAGCTTTAGTAAATACGAATACTCCGCCACCTCCGACAGCACGCCCTATAAGCATATTCCCGTCCAGATAGGAAAGGTAATATAATCCTCCCACTTGTTGCCTGAAATTAAAATTCTTTTCCTTTCATTCATGTGTAAGTTGGACttaaaattttgttttgttCAACATTTGAACCAATTTCTTACCTCCCTGGATTTCCTGGACTTGTTACAGGAATTTGAGCTTTCAAAGTACGAATGAACTGCAAGATCTGCAATTAACAGAGAAATTATTAGTTGCTTCTATTCTTGTAGAATTAATAAAGGTAAGGGAATACttgaaaacaaataaaaagtcAAAGAAAGCAACTGCAATATTCACTATACCTGGAGACTTAGGAATGAGCGTGGTAGTACTGCTGGAGCTATAAAAGATTGCAGCTCGTCGCTGATTTTGATATTTTGGACGCTTATCTGCCAAAATCATAACCGTTTTGGCCTCACATAAACGAACGGAAAGGCAAAGATAAAGTAACATAACGTTTTCTTGGAGAAGGAAGAAATTTTTAATTGCCTTTAGAGACTATGAAGTCGGCTATTAAATCCATGACATAACAATAGCAGAGCTAGCTATGTATTTGCGCTGTTTTGTCATTAATCCAATATAATATGCCGCATGTTTTAGCCATAGTTATGGTTAAGTCATGTTAAATATAGCACAAAGAATCTGACCTCTTCAAACTGAAGATAGATGTTACGCGCAGAAACAACATCAAATTTTGCAGAAACGAGGAGAGTAGCTCCATCTTGTTCCTGTAAAACATAAGTATAACCATCATATACATTTGGTAGAGCCCAATGTTTCTTAAAATAAACTGCTGCTTTTGGGTTTGATTCATTTTGTCTATCTCATTCAGTTTCCTGTTTTCTTATAGGCAGTCTTTTGTAATACATTCTTATTCATAGCTTTTGGAATACATTTTTCAGACGTTTTAGTCATGATAAAGATACATCCAGATGTCCTTAATCC encodes:
- the LOC136216739 gene encoding uncharacterized protein gives rise to the protein MLDVFFGDGQTYINKLEILSLSSKKHLINNVVDVWSSILNSQELKKFERKVKRFFFTTYAFSLLFSKVNTCNSTEAEKIVSFKQRLETELDFANVKNLVDVDLVFFPVICNEHFYLIVVNNLANSVEIVDNRTLPRNISRVKKYRNCPEYLLKSYAEFVYKDDASSCKRMYEYKVHLMNMKWRGKTNHNDCGIFLLKHMETYMGQSVNEWDIGLTKNSKEKEFRKLRVQYCWTILLNPRNELLGEIDKKSKEWAVRAGLNLQ